The following are encoded in a window of Carettochelys insculpta isolate YL-2023 chromosome 30, ASM3395843v1, whole genome shotgun sequence genomic DNA:
- the LOC142003734 gene encoding zinc finger and BTB domain-containing protein 26-like has protein sequence MAPACARLHFRFAGYGDGVLWRMDQLRAQRRFCDVTVQLNELRVPGHRVVFAACSPFLRDQFLLSDSPEVSVSLLQSPEIGRQLLLSCYTGCLEVPLPELVDYLTAASFLQMAHVVERCTQAVSRYLVPKAEGVLAVGQRAGCVEEEAEEEEASPSPLLTQKPAIAEAATEFLPHGSRRPSSPEAPLPLVNSAVQLTRSYEVAPGAPLPRSPPLAQLGGPWRGCSLRRHHCLEPARKDRPALAGLGAARKAAELERPYRCPRCDSLFPQLGGFVSHVREHKLFLCLRCGKGFSQKSNLTRHLRVHTGFKPFQCPVCRKRFTQNATLQDHLNLHSGRKPHRCNYCAVHFTHKPGLRRHLKELHGKSTVQNSHEESEELPGAFD, from the coding sequence ATGGCGCCTGCCTGTGCGCGCCTGCACTTCCGCTTCGCCGGCTACGGGGACGGGGTGCTGTGGCGCATGGACCAGCTGCGGGCGCAGCGGCGCTTCTGTGACGTGACGGTGCAGCTGAACGAGCTGCGGGTGCCAGGGCACCGCGTGGTCTTCGCCGCCTGCTCCCCCTTCCTGCGCGACCAGTTCCTGCTCAGTGACTCGCCCGAGGTGTCGGTCTCGCTCCTGCAGAGCCCCGAGATCGGGcgccagctgctgctttcctgctaCACCGGCTGCCTTGAGGTGCCCCTTCCCGAGCTGGTCGACTACCTGACGGCGGCCTCCTTCCTGCAGATGGCCCACGTGGTGGAGCGCTGCACCCAGGCTGTGTCCCGCTACCTGGTGCCCAAGGCCGAGGGGGttctggctgtggggcagagggcaggctgtgtggaggaggaggcggaggaggaggaggcctctcccagtcccctgctcacgCAGAAGCCGGCCATAGCAGAGGCGGCCACGGAGTTCCTGCCACACGGCTCTCGCCGTCCCTCGTCCCCAGAGGCGCCCCTGCCCCTCGTCAACTCGGCCGTGCAGCTCACCCGCAGCTACGAGGTGGCCCCGGGGGCGCCCttgccccgctccccacccctggcccagcTCGGGGGCCCGTGGCGGGGCTGCTCCCTGCGCCggcaccactgcctggagccagcACGGAAGGACAGGcctgcactggcagggctgggggcagccaggaagGCAGCTGAGCTGGAGCGGCCGTACCGCTGCCCCCGCTGCGacagcctcttcccccagctgggcgGCTTCGTGAGCCACGTGCGGGAGCACAAGCTCTTCCTCTGCCTGCGCTGTGGCAAGGGCTTCTCCCAGAAGAGCAACCTGACCCGCCACCTGCGCGTCCACACGGGCTTCAAGCCCTTCCAGTGCCCGGTGTGCCGGAAGCGCTTCACGCAGAACGCCACCCTGCAGGACCACCTCAACCTGCACAGCGGCCGCAAGCCCCACCGCTGCAACTACTGCGCTGTGCACTTCACCCACAAGCCGGGCCTGCGGCGCCACCTCAAGGAGCTGCACGGCAAGAGCACCGTGCAGAACAGCCACGAGGAGAGCGAGGAGCTTCCCGGCGCCTTTGACTga